A genome region from Amblyraja radiata isolate CabotCenter1 chromosome 4, sAmbRad1.1.pri, whole genome shotgun sequence includes the following:
- the rbm12b gene encoding RNA-binding protein 12B — MAVVIRLQGLPVSAGTLDIRHFFSRLSIPDGGVHIIGGELGEAFIVFATDEDARLALMRSGEILKGNRVKLMLSSRNEMQKIIEMSRKRYTGSSEMSNSERPGSNNIGTSRFGNISSTLAANLVSAMQQGISRGAFHPSDIGNSNIDNYSSRMDPMMSGNMSNMALSSPPNIPVGAAHSMSVLFGMTSRAMDNSSDKFNGSGTVDLSADSAYNQMREPRTSDNVYLHLYGMPYSVKEQQVREFFHGLQIDAVLFVKDFWGMRNGEGLVRFASAWDATKGLNRHKNYMGQRFIQVFRASESEWLTERSDLLAEDSQSDINRGRSPPHEDNFFHSRRQSKLPHRRRSRSRSPYDEDYYVHLKNMPYGITKKDVHIFFDELNIAGDQIYLVYDIYGASLKEGFVKFQNADEHRKALRYHKVCMKNRAVYVYPIAKDAMLELIANCKQKSREKSEDKIENKRYQARQETHSSLRLYIYIRNLPFDVSKTDIRKFFKGFGVSDHWIQLLVDSNGIGLGEAVVKFKTEDEVVRAECLYGKKLGGREVLLKPISSQEMLELGVSSVHERTKGQKECDYFGSYSKGGDHSLSIDMHESAEPSFEPSSSLGTVPSTQRSRYSQEEGSYGGFDTGNGNFGGYTGGGFNSGYQGTMGMSSANAVVKAFNLPFKITVDEILDFFYGYRIIPDSITLRYNDKGLPAGDAVIAFETVVEAIAAVRELNEKPIGKRNVKLSLI; from the coding sequence ATGGCTGTGGTCATCCGCTTGCAGGGGCTCCCAGTTTCTGCAGGAACCTTGGATATTCGTCACTTCTTCTCTAGATTATCCATTCCTGATGGAGGGGTTCATATTATTGGTGGTGAACTGGGAGAGGCATTCATTGTATTTGCTACGGACGAAGATGCTCGGCTTGCTTTGATGAGGTCGGGAGAAATTCTCAAAGGGAACAGAGTAAAGTTGATGCTAAGTAGCAGAAATGAAATGCAGAAGATAATTGAAATGAGCCGTAAGCGATATACAGGCAGCAGTGAGATGTCCAATTCCGAACGGCCAGGATCGAACAATATTGGTACAAGCCGGTTTGGTAACATATCTTCCACACTAGCTGCAAACCTGGTTTCAGCTATGCAGCAAGGAATCAGCAGGGGTGCATTTCATCCCAGTGATATTGGAAATTCCAATATAGACAACTACAGCTCGCGCATGGATCCCATGATGAGTGGTAACATGTCCAATATGGCATTATCTTCTCCACCGAATATTCCAGTTGGAGCTGCTCATTCTATGTCTGTTTTGTTTGGAATGACGTCCAGAGCAATGGATAATAGTTCAGATAAATTTAATGGCTCTGGTACAGTGGATCTCTCTGCTGATTCAGCTTACAATCAAATGCGAGAGCCAAGAACATCTGATAATGTTTACTTGCACCTGTATGGCATGCCCTATTCTGTAAAAGAACAGCAAGTAAGAGAATTCTTCCATGGTTTACAAATTGATGCAGTTCTTTTCGTGAAGGATTTTTGGGGTATGAGAAATGGTGAGGGTCTTGTTCGATTTGCAAGTGCTTGGGATGCAACAAAAGGATTAAATCGTCACAAAAACTACATGGGCCAAAGATTTATACAGGTCTTTCGAGCCTCGGAGTCTGAATGGCTTACTGAGAGAAGCGATTTACTTGCAGAAGATAGCCAGTCTGATATAAACCGAGGCCGCTCCCCTCCTCATGAAGATAACTTTTTCCACTCCAGAAGACAATCAAAATTACCACACAGGCGCAGATCAAGATCGCGTTCTCCTTATGATGAAGATTATTATGTGCATCTGAAAAATATGCCCTATGGTATCACAAAAAAAGATGTACACATTTTCTTTGATGAGCTGAACATTGCAGGTGATCAGATTTATCTTGTATATGACATTTATGGTGCAAGCTTAAAGGAGGGCTTTGTGAAGTTTCAAAATGCTGATGAGCACCGTAAAGCTCTCAGGTATCATAAAGTGTGCATGAAAAACCGTGCAGTTTATGTTTATCCCATTGCCAAAGATGCCATGTTAGAGTTGATAGCCAATTGTAAACAAAAATCAAGGGAAAAGTCAGAGgataaaattgaaaataaaaggTACCAGGCAAGACAAGAAACTCATTCCTCATTGAGGTTGTACATTTATATCCGTAACCTTCCTTTCGATGTCTCCAAAACTGATATTCGTAAATTCTTCAAAGGTTTCGGTGTGTCTGATCATTGGATCCAATTACTTGTTGATAGTAATGGCATTGGATTAGGGGAGGCTGTGGTCAAGTTCAAGACTGAGGATGAAGTTGTAAGGGCTGAGTGCCTCTATGGTAAGAAGCTTGGCGGAAGAGAAGTTTTGCTAAAGCCAATTTCATCGCAAGAGATGCTTGAACTTGGTGTCAGTTCTGTGCATGAAAGAACCAAAGGCCAGAAGGAATGTGACTATTTTGGTTCTTATAGCAAGGGTGGTGATCACTCATTGTCTATTGATATGCATGAATCAGCTGAACCTTCCTTTGAACCTTCCAGCAGTTTGGGTACTGTACCCTCCACGCAAAGATCAAGATACAGCCAAGAAGAAGGATCGTATGGAGGGTTTGACACAGGAAATGGGAATTTTGGAGGCTACACTGGAGGAGGATTCAATTCAGGCTATCAAGGAACTATGGGAATGTCCAGTGCAAACGCTGTTGTGAAGGCCTTTAACCTCCCTTTCAAAATCACGGTTGATGAAATACTGGATTTCTTCTATGGCTATCGTATTATTCCAGATTCTATCACCCTACGGTACAATGACAAGGGTTTACCAGCTGGTGATGCTGTTATTGCGTTTGAAACAGTTGTTGAAGCAATAGCTGCTGTCCGGGAACTGAATGAGAAGCCAATAGGAAAAAGGAATGTCAAACTCAGTTTGATTTGA